From a region of the Lactuca sativa cultivar Salinas chromosome 4, Lsat_Salinas_v11, whole genome shotgun sequence genome:
- the LOC111894439 gene encoding uncharacterized protein LOC111894439 gives MVHKHAFEDLDRTLKDTMRIVDPMNLNIPFGGNLVVFGGDFRQILPVVPGDSRQNIVNASLSNLGGPNDGKAIVDIPEDILINDPCDPIGSLINFVCPSILENFNIAGYFQERAILAPKNEVVQEINDRLLKLILGEQKEYLSSDSLCKSEFVHD, from the exons ATGGTACACAAGCATGCATTTGAAGATTTAGATCGAACTTTGAAGGATACAATGCGAATTGTCGATCCAATGAATTTAAATATTCCATTTGGAGGGAACTTGGTTGTTTTTGGAGGTGATTTCAGACAAATTCTACCTGTTGTTCCGGGTGACAGTAGACAAAACATTGTTAATGCTTCTTTAA GTAATCTTGGTGGTCCGAATGATGGTAAAGCAATTGTTGATATTCCAGAAGATATTCTCATTAATGATCCATGTGATCCTATTGGTTCATTAATCAATTTTGTATGTCCTTCGATTCTTGAAAACTTCAACATTGCAGGTTATTTTCAAGAAAGAGCAATACTTGCTCCCAAGAATGAAGTTGTCCAAGAAATAAATGATCGATTGCTAAAATTGATTCTAGGAGAGCAAAAAGAATATTTAAGTTCAGATAGCCTCTGCAAATCTGAGTTTGTTCATGATTAG